The genomic stretch GCAGCCCGGCGGCGTGCTCTCCTTCCGCCGCCCGCCGGAGGAGAGCGTGGTGCAGCAGCTCTGGCGCGGGTTCACCGGCAGCGGCGCGCACGGGCCCTGGTTCGTGTGCCTGCGCGAGCGCTTCGACAGCGAGCCGGCGGCGCGCCAGGCCGTCGCCCGGCTGGCCGCGCAGGGCGTGCGCTCGCACGTCTACGGCGGCGACGGGCCCGCGCCGGGGTACGTGGTCGTCGTGGCCGGGTGGCTGAACGGCGACGCCGCCCGCGAGATCCAGCGCGACGTGACCGGCCGCGGCGTGGACACCTACGTCTGGTCGTCGGCAGGGTGATTCGCGCGCCGGTCTCTCTCCCGCGCCCCGCCGCGACGAGATCGTGGCGGGGCGCGCTGCATCCCGCGGGGCGATGCCATTGACGGCGCGGGCGCCGGGGCGAATACTCGTCGTCGCCGGGCGGACGGCATCCCCTGTTCATCCCGATCTTCATCATGTCGACGCTCGCAACCATCCTCGCCGACCGGCAGAACCGCGTCGCCTTCGACGAGCTGTGCAAGGCGATGCGCCGCCGAGGCCCGCGCCCGATCGCCATGGTGGGCGCGGGGACGAGCGTGGCGCTGGGCTACCCCAGCTGGGACGCGCTCCTCGACCGCCTGGACGAGCGCGCCGCGGAGGCGATGCGCGGTGCCCGGCAGCAGGCCGCGCCGCCGGTGAAGGACTATCCCGACAAGCTGTGGCGCGCGCAGGAGTACCGCCGCCGCATGGGCGAGGTGGCGTTCGGCAGGGCGTTGCAGGCCATCTTCCGCCCCAACGGCAACGCCGCCGCGCTGGTGGACGACCTGGTGCGGCTGCCGTTCAGCCACTTCATCACCACCAACTACGACCAGGCGCTGGAGGACGCGCACCAGCGCGTGTTCCAGCGCGAGCCGCCGTCCATCAACTGGGACGACCGCGACGAGGTGGTGGAGTTCATCACCCGCGTGGCCGACCCCACCTGGCGGCGGCGGTACGTGCACCTGCACGGGCGGTGGGACCGGCCGGACAGCATCGTGCTGAGCGACGCCGACTACACGCGGCGCTACGTACAGTCCGACGACACCCCCAAGAAGCTGTTCGCCATCTTCGCGCTGCGCCGCTTCGTGTTCATCGGCTTCTCGCTCTCCGACCCCGACCTGATGGCGGTGCTGCGCGAGGTGGCGGCGCGCATCGGCGGCGTGGGCGCGCGGCACTTCGCGCTGGTCGGCTACGAGCGAGGGGAGAACCTGGAGATGCACCGCAGCCGGTTCATGTCCAAGTTCGGCGTGGCCCCGGTCTTCTTCGAAACCACCGGCCGCGACTTCACGGGGCTGCCGCTGCTGATCCGCGCGTTGCTGGAGGAGTGCGGGCGGCAGCCGAAAGCCGCCACGGCACCCTCCCTCACCACCATGATGTGGTCGCCGATCGTTGGGCGGCAGCATTCGGCCGAACATGCGCGCGACATGAGGAGTCGGGAGGAGTTCCGGGAGCTCATCGAACGGATCCCGATCTCCGAGAGCCTGACGGACCTGCGGTCGCTGAGCGGACGTTGGAGTATGTTGGACGAGTCGTTCGCCGAGCCTCCGCCCCTGAATCCTGACGACCCCCACAAGCATCGGTTCGGCGGGAAGCCGGCGGCGGGCGGGAAGGTGCTGCGCGCGCACGTGAAACCGGTGGGCGACGGCGAATGGTTCGAGGTGCGGCTGGAGGTCTCCGCGGAGCCGACGGCGCCGCCGCTGGAAGGGAGCGTCACCTTCCATCTCCATCCCACCTTCGTGCACGACCGCATCGAGCAGCCGGTGAAGGACGGCGCCGCGCGCGTGAAGCTGGTGGCGTGGGGCGCCTTCACCGTGGGCGCGGAGACGAGCGACGGGACGCGGCTGGAGCTGGACCTGGCCGAGCTGCCGAGCGCCCCGATGGCGTTCCGCATGCGCTGAGATCGAATGATCAACGAGAGATAGAGGAGATGACGAGCGACATGTCCGACCTGCGCCGCCGCGTGGAAGAGGCCGCCGAGGGGCTGACCTACACCAGCGAGAGCGACCGCCCGTTCGAGTGGTTCGAGCTTCCCGGCGGCGCGGCGGGATGGCCGTACGGCATCGGCGAGTTCGCGCGGCGCACTGGCGCGGCGGCGGACGCGCCGCTGGAGGAGCGCACGCTGGACCGCTTCTTCAAGCCGCACATCGAATCCACCGACCTCTACGACACGCGCGCGCAGGAGATCCGCCCGCGCTACGAGGCGTTGAAGCGGCTGCTGGCCACGGGTCTGCGCGAGGTGCGCGTCTTCCGCGTCGGCCGCATCGCCATCGACTGCTACGTGGTGGGCGACGACGGGCGCGGCAACCTGGCCGGCGTCCGCACCGTGGCGGTGGAGACCTGAGGCGGGCGGGGCTGGCACAGAGTCCGGCGCGCACATTGCGCGGCGTGGCAACACACGGCGTTTGAACAGGGATCAGGCGAACGGGCGGATGGCGAGGCAGACGCTGCTGGTGGGGCTGGCGCACCCGGACGACGAGGTGGGCGCGGCGGGCACCATCCGCGCGCAGGTGGCGCGCGGCGACCGGGTGGTGGTGGTGTGGCTCACGAAGGGGGAGATGACGGAGGCGTTCGGCCCCGTCTCCCTCGACGAGGTGTCGCGCATCCGCGAGGAGCACGGCGTCATCGCCGGGCGCATCCTGGGGTGCGAGACGCGCTTCATGGACTTCCCCGACACGCGCCTCGAGGCCACGCCCGACGCCGCCCACCGCGTGGCGAAGCTGATCGCCGAGGTCAGGCCCGACGCGGTGCTCACCTGGGGCGAGGCGTGGGCGCGCGGGATGCGCCACCCCGACCACCAGGCGTCGGGAAAGATCTTCCGCGACGCCATCACCCTGGCGCGGCTGGCGAAGGCCGTCCATCCCCTCCCCGCGCACCGCGAGCCGGCGCCGGTGTTCACCTTCCGCGGCTCGTACTCGCAGCTGCCGGCGGTGGTGGTGGACGTGGCGCCGTACGTGGACCAGATCCACGAGCTGGCGCGCTTCTACTTCGAGCGGATCGGCTTCGGCAACCCGGACTGGATCGACCGCCGCCTGCGCGTGGCCGCCGAGGCGCACGGGCTGCGCTACGCCGAGGTGTGGGACGCCTGGGAGACGCGCGGCGGTGTTGTGCAGAGCCTCCTGCCCGCCTCGTCCGAGGGCCTCCCCGGCGAGCCCGTCCATCCCTCGCGGCCGATCTGATCCCTGTAACGACGAGTCTCACGCGGAGACGCGGAGACGCGGAGAAAAGAAGGACATCGCTGATACCGTTTCTCAGGACTTACCGTGCATTCCCATGTTCCCGAACTGAAGAATCTCACACGGAGGGAACGGAGGGAACGGAGGAACTCAGATCGCGTTCAGTTCCTCCGTTACCTCCGCTTCCTCCGTGTGAGTCATTCTTTGAGGATGTCGGAATGCATACTGAATCCTCGGAATTGGCATGAGTTCTCCGTGCCTCCGCAGTTCTCTGTGTCTCTGTGGCTGTGTGAGATTCTTCTGGATCTCCGGAAACGCGAAGGGCGGCCGATGCGCTCGGCCGCCCTTCCGCGTTCGATCCGCCGGACCGCCGCCTACGAGGCCTTGTTGTAGACCAGCTTGTAGGTCAGCGGCTGCGGCAGCCGGGGCGAGCGGATGGTCACGTTCATGGTGAGCGTGCCGCCGTCGGCGCTCACCGTGTAGGTGTTGATGCGCGACCCGTCCTCGGCGCGGAAGGTCTGCACCAGCCGCCCGTTCTCCCACTCGGTGGAGAGGTCGAACACCTCGCCGTCCTCGCGCGTCCACTTGATCGGCTGCCCGTTGGCCGGGCTCTCGATGGGGCGGCGCTGGTCGAAGGTGGTGGACACCTGCGCCTGCGTGTAGTTGATCACCACGCGGTTGTACGTCGAGTTCGTCTTGCGCAGGCGCCCGC from Longimicrobium sp. encodes the following:
- a CDS encoding SIR2 family protein → MSTLATILADRQNRVAFDELCKAMRRRGPRPIAMVGAGTSVALGYPSWDALLDRLDERAAEAMRGARQQAAPPVKDYPDKLWRAQEYRRRMGEVAFGRALQAIFRPNGNAAALVDDLVRLPFSHFITTNYDQALEDAHQRVFQREPPSINWDDRDEVVEFITRVADPTWRRRYVHLHGRWDRPDSIVLSDADYTRRYVQSDDTPKKLFAIFALRRFVFIGFSLSDPDLMAVLREVAARIGGVGARHFALVGYERGENLEMHRSRFMSKFGVAPVFFETTGRDFTGLPLLIRALLEECGRQPKAATAPSLTTMMWSPIVGRQHSAEHARDMRSREEFRELIERIPISESLTDLRSLSGRWSMLDESFAEPPPLNPDDPHKHRFGGKPAAGGKVLRAHVKPVGDGEWFEVRLEVSAEPTAPPLEGSVTFHLHPTFVHDRIEQPVKDGAARVKLVAWGAFTVGAETSDGTRLELDLAELPSAPMAFRMR
- a CDS encoding nuclease A inhibitor family protein yields the protein MTSDMSDLRRRVEEAAEGLTYTSESDRPFEWFELPGGAAGWPYGIGEFARRTGAAADAPLEERTLDRFFKPHIESTDLYDTRAQEIRPRYEALKRLLATGLREVRVFRVGRIAIDCYVVGDDGRGNLAGVRTVAVET
- a CDS encoding PIG-L deacetylase family protein, translating into MARQTLLVGLAHPDDEVGAAGTIRAQVARGDRVVVVWLTKGEMTEAFGPVSLDEVSRIREEHGVIAGRILGCETRFMDFPDTRLEATPDAAHRVAKLIAEVRPDAVLTWGEAWARGMRHPDHQASGKIFRDAITLARLAKAVHPLPAHREPAPVFTFRGSYSQLPAVVVDVAPYVDQIHELARFYFERIGFGNPDWIDRRLRVAAEAHGLRYAEVWDAWETRGGVVQSLLPASSEGLPGEPVHPSRPI